A region from the Aegilops tauschii subsp. strangulata cultivar AL8/78 chromosome 5, Aet v6.0, whole genome shotgun sequence genome encodes:
- the LOC109773113 gene encoding probable cellulose synthase A catalytic subunit 3 [UDP-forming], producing the protein MEASAGLVAGSHNRNELVVIRRDGEPGARPLKQQNRGACQICGDDLGLGPGGDPFVACNECAFPVCRDCYEYERREGTQNCPQCKTRYKRLKGCARVPGDEEEDGADDLEDEFNWRDRDDSQYAAESMLHAHMTYGRGGDLDGVHQPFQPNPNVPLLTNGQMVDDIPPEQHALVPSFVGGGGKRIHPLPYADSNLPVQPRSMDPSKDIGSYGYGSVAWKERMESWKQKQERLHQARNDGGKDWNGDGDDADLPLMDEARQPLSRKVPIPSSLINPYRMIIVIRLVIVCLFFHYRVMHPVHDAFVLWLISVICEIWFAMSWILDQFPKWFPIERETYLDRLTLRFDKEGQPSQLAPVDFFVSTVDPAKEPPLVTANTILSILAVDYPVDKLSCYVSDDGAAMLTFEGLSETSEFAKKWVPFCKKYSIEPRAPEWYFQQKIDYLKDKVVPNFVRDRRAMKREYEEFKIRINALVAKAQKVPEEGWTMQDGTPWPGNNVRDHPGMIQVFLGQSGGLDVEGNELPRLVYVSREKRPGYNHHKKAGAMNALVRVSAVLTNAPYMLNLDCDHYVNNSKAVKEAMCFMMDPLVGKKVCYVQFPQRFDSIDRHDRYANKNVVFFDINMKGLDGIQGPIYVGTGCVFRRQALYGYDAPKTKKPPSRTCNCWPKWCVCCFCFGNRKNKKKVTKPKTEKKKRLFFKKEENQSPAYALSEIDEAAAGAETQKAGIVNQQKLEKKFGQSAVFVASTLLENGGTLRCDSPASLLKEAIHVIGCGYEDKTDWGKEIGWIYGSVTEDILTGFKMHCHGWRSIYCIPKRPAFKGSAPLNLSDRLNQVLRWALGSIEIFFSNHCPLWYGYGGGLKFLERFSYINSIVYPWTSIPLLAYCTLPAICLLTGKFITPELSNLASIWYMSLFICIFATGILEMRWARVAVDDWWRNEQFWVIGGVSAHLFAVFQGLLKVIAGVDTSFTVTTKAGDDEEFSELYTFKWTTLLIPPTTLLLLNFIGVVAGISNAINNGYESWGPLFGKLFFAFWVIVHLYPFLKGLLGRQNRTPTIVIVWSILLASIISLLWVRVNPFLAKTDGPLLEECGLDCT; encoded by the exons ATGGAGGCCAGCGCCGGCCTGGTCGCCGGCTCGCACAACCGCAACGAGCTCGTCGTCATCCGCCGCGACGGGGAGCCAGGG GCGAGGCCGCTGAAGCAGCAGAACCGCGGCGCGTGCCAGATTTGCGGGGACGACCTCGGGCTCGGCCCCGGCGGCGACCCCTTCGTCGCCTGCAACGAGTGCGCCTTCCCCGTCTGCCGCGACTGCTACGAGTACGAGCGCCGCGAGGGCACGCAGAACTGCCCGCAGTGCAAGACCCGCTACAAGCGACTCAAGG GGTGCGCGCGTGTTCCCGGGGATGAGGAGGAGGACGGCGCCGACGACCTGGAGGACGAGTTCAACTGGAGGGACAGGGACGACTCGCAGTATGCCGCCGAGTCCATGCTCCACGCCCACATGACCTACGGCCGCGGCGGCGACCTCGACGGCGTGCACCAGCCCTTCCAGCCCAACCCCAATGTTcccctcctcaccaatggccagatg GTCGATGACATCCCGCCGGAGCAGCACGCCCTTGTTCCTTCCTTCGTCGGCGGCGGGGGAAAGAGGATCCACCCGCTCCCTTATGCTGACTCCAACCTTCCTG TGCAACCAAGATCCATGGACCCATCCAAGGATATTGGTTCCTATGGGTATGGGAGCGTTGCCTGGAAGGAGAGGATGGAGAGCTGGAAGCAGAAGCAGGAGAGGCTGCATCAGGCCAGAAATGATGGCGGTAAAGATTGGAACGGTGATGGCGACGATGCAGATCTGCCACT AATGGATGAAGCTAGGCAGCCACTGTCCAGAAAGGTTCCCATTCCTTCAAGCCTGATTAATCCCTACAGGATGATCATTGTGATCCGTTTGGTGATTGTGTGTCTCTTCTTCCACTATCGTGTTATGCATCCGGTGCATGATGCATTTGTTTTGTGGCTCATATCTGTCATATGTGAGATATGGTTTGCCATGTCTTGGATTCTTGATCAATTCCCCAAGTGGTTCCCTATTGAGAGGGAGACTTACCTTGACCGGTTGACATTGAG GTTCGACAAGGAAGGCCAGCCATCTCAACTCGCCCCAGTTGATTTCTTTGTCAGTACGGTCGATCCCGCAAAGGAGCCTCCGCTGGTCACAGCAAACACTATCCTATCTATCCTGGCGGTAGATTATCCGGTTGACAAGCTCTCTTGCTACGTTTCTGATGATGGTGCTGCCATGCTGACATTCGAAGGATTGTCTGAAACATCTGAATTTGCAAAGAAATGGGTTCCTTTCTGTAAGAAGTATAGCATTGAGCCTCGTGCTCCAGAGTGGTACTTCCAACAGAAGATAGACTACCTGAAAGACAAGGTGGTACCAAACTTTGTTAGGGACAGGAGAGCAATGAAG AGAGAGTATGAGGAATTCAAGATCAGAATCAATGCCTTGGTTGCTAAAGCCCAGAAAGTTCCTGAGGAAGGATGGACCATGCAGGATGGAACTCCCTGGCCTGGAAACAATGTCCGTGATCACCCTGGAATGATTCAG GTCTTCCTTGGTCAAAGTGGTGGCCTTGATGTGGAAGGAAATGAGCTGCCTCGATTGGTTTATGTTTCAAGAGAAAAACGGCCAGGCTATAACCATCACAAGAAGGCTGGTGCCATGAATGCATTG GTCCGTGTCTCTGCTGTGCTAACGAATGCTCCATATATGCTGAACTTGGATTGTGATCACTATGTGAACAACAGCAAGGCAGTCAAGGAAGCAATGTGTTTCATGATGGATCCTTTGGTAGGAAAGAAAGTTTGCTATGTGCAGTTCCCACAAAGATTCGACTCCATTGATCGTCACGATCGATATGCTAACAAGAATGTCGTCTTCTTTGAT ATCAACATGAAAGGTTTGGATGGTATTCAAGGCCCCATCTATGTTGGTACTGGATGTGTCTTTAGAAGGCAGGCGCTGTACGGTTATGATGCTCCCAAAACAAAGAAGCCACCGTCAAGGACTTGCAACTGCTGGCCAAAGTGGTGTGTGTGCTGTTTCTGCTTTGGTAAcaggaagaacaagaagaaggTTACCAAGCCTAAgacagagaagaagaagagaTTGTTTTTCAAGAAGGAAGAAAATCAATCACCTGCGTATGCACTCAGTGAAATTGACGAAGCAGCTGCAG GAGCTGAAACTCAGAAGGCTGGTATTGTAAATCAGCAGAAGTTAGAGAAGAAATTTGGCCAGTCTGCTGTTTTTGTTGCATCAACTCTTCTTGAGAATGGTGGTACCCTGAGGTGTGATAGTCCAGCTTCTCTTCTGAAGGAAGCCATACATGTCATTGGCTGTGGCTATGAAGACAAGACAGACTGGGGAAAAGAG ATTGGCTGGATCTATGGATCAGTTACAGAGGATATCCTGACTGGGTTTAAGATGCATTGCCACGGCTGGCGATCGATTTACTGCATACCTAAAAGGCCTGCATTCAAAGGTTCTGCGCCTCTCAATCTTTCGGATCGTCTTAACCAGGTTCTTCGGTGGGCGCTTGGGTCTATTGAGATCTTCTTCAGCAATCATTGCCCTCTTTGGTATGGGTATGGTGGTGGACTGAAATTTTTGGAAAGATTTTCCTACATCAACTCCATCGTTTATCCTTGGACATCTATTCCACTTCTGGCTTACTGTACGTTGCCGGCCATTTGCTTGTTAACGGGGAAGTTCATCACTCCAGAG CTTAGCAATCTTGCCAGTATCTGGTACATGTCGCTTTTCATCTGCATTTTTGCTACGGGTATTCTGGAAATGAGATGGGCTCGTGTAGCGGTTGACGATTGGTGGAGGAATGAGCAGTTCTGGGTCATTGGAGGTGTCTCTGCCCATCTCTTTGCCGTGTTCCAAGGACTTCTCAAGGTGATAGCTGGTGTGGACACAAGTTTCACCGTCACAACAAAGGCTGGAGACGATGAGGAGTTTTCGGAGCTGTACACGTTCAAATGGACAACCCTGTTGATACCCCCGACCACCCTTCTCCTGCTGAACTTCATCGGGGTGGTTGCCGGCATCTCCAACGCTATCAACAACGGATATGAGTCATGGGGGCCGCTCTTCGGGAAGCTCTTCTTCGCCTTCTGGGTGATTGTCCATCTTTACCCGTTCCTCAAGGGTCTTCTCGGAAGGCAGAACAGGACCCCGACGATCGTCATTGTCTGGTCCATCCTGTTGGCTTCTATCATCTCGCTCCTGTGGGTGCGTGTGAACCCTTTCCTCGCCAAGACCGACGGCCCTCTTCTGGAGGAGTGCGGTCTGGACTGCACCTAG